From the genome of Desertifilum tharense IPPAS B-1220:
GTTTCTCTCAACTTAGAGACAGCCGTTCCCTGCGGGTTATTACTGAATGAACTGATTACCAACGCCATTAAGCACGCTTTTCCCAATAAGCGCGTTGGTGAAATTCTGATTTCGCTTAAACAACTCCCTGATTCCCTAGAGTTGGCAACGTCTGAATTGGCGATAAACCCAGCTCAGACTCGACCTCCCAAGCCGAAATATGAACTAAAAATTCGCGATAACGGCATTGGATTACCTCCTAACTTTGCGATTGAGAACTTACAATCATTAGGATTGAAAGTGGCTTACGATTTGGCCTTGCAACTTAGAGGCACATTAGACCTAAAAACTCAAGGCGGTACTGAGTTTAGACTGATTTTCTCAGAACTAACCTACAGCAAGCGCCTCTAAGGTTGATTTGGACAAAAACTTGCTCTATTCCCAATTCAATATGGCTATTCGAGTTTTAATAACTGAAGATGAAATCCTGATCGCCCGCAAGATCGAGCAGACCTTAAACCGTGCTGGATACGAGGTGGTGGGGATTGCAACGGATGGGGAAACGGCACTTCAAAAAGTGAGCGAAACCGATCCGAACTTGGTGTTAATGGATATTGTGATGCCTGGAGAGTTAGATGGGGTAGAAACGGCTCAAATTATTCGCGATCGCTTTCGTCTCCCGGTGGTGTATCTAACCGCCTATGCCGATCGCGAAACCCTAGAACGGGCTAAAATTACGCTCCCCTTTGGCTATGTTCTCAAACCCTTTGAAGAACGCGAGTTAACCATTGCGGTGGAGATTGCTTTAACTCGCCATCAAATTGAATCCGAATTGCAATCCCTGCTAGACCAAAGTAAAGGATTGACTCAAGAGAACGAAACTTCTCAGGCGTTACGATCGGAGTATATTTCTTATATTTCCCATGAATTCCGCAATCCCTTAGCTGCGATCGCCGCCTCTGCCGAACTCCTGCAAGCCTACCACAACCATCTCAACGAAGACAAAAGGCAAAAACACTTCGAGCGCATTAACAGTGCGGTGAGCGCGATTAATCAACTCCTCGAAGATATCGTCATCCTAGAATCTAGCGAATCTTCAGCCGTTTTGCTCGCGCCCCGATTGTTGAATATTGTGGAATTTTGTCAAGACTTAATTGATTCGCTTCAGTTCAGTATTGGGCAAAGCCACATCCTCCAGTTTACCCATCAACCGACTTGCAAAACCCTTTTGTTAGATGAAAAAATGCTTTGGCAGATCCTCACCAATCTTCTGACCAATGCAATTAAATATTCCCCGATTGGGGCAACCATTGAGTTAGACATCATCTGCGAAA
Proteins encoded in this window:
- a CDS encoding ATP-binding protein, with the translated sequence MAIRVLITEDEILIARKIEQTLNRAGYEVVGIATDGETALQKVSETDPNLVLMDIVMPGELDGVETAQIIRDRFRLPVVYLTAYADRETLERAKITLPFGYVLKPFEERELTIAVEIALTRHQIESELQSLLDQSKGLTQENETSQALRSEYISYISHEFRNPLAAIAASAELLQAYHNHLNEDKRQKHFERINSAVSAINQLLEDIVILESSESSAVLLAPRLLNIVEFCQDLIDSLQFSIGQSHILQFTHQPTCKTLLLDEKMLWQILTNLLTNAIKYSPIGATIELDIICEMHQLTCQIRDRGMGIPPESQTRLFEPFYRAANAKQRPGTGLGLTIVKRAVDLLNGEITIDSTIGVGTTVCVTLPLIADPPPSV